The Primulina huaijiensis isolate GDHJ02 chromosome 12, ASM1229523v2, whole genome shotgun sequence genome has a window encoding:
- the LOC140989753 gene encoding uncharacterized protein isoform X2 — MEGMGVRRRMVQSTLFPHKESSVKEAENCDLIQIEVGNGNKEEEVKEEEECGSIEKRRKTKRKPNSETKTTPPGSSTKVKNISQESSSKQVDFDDSPITIKSSFFVKASERGQNKKQRNQLVHVDSPEKIDELCSPSISVANGKSTPQKPKRQHNASPKEEKMNSTPSKKTKNGSRKSCSTEIAFELTLDEQQLPTIPNLRLEAKLTAEENSRIFAGKQVHPFFTSWKSGKNNQDLTGSDSKWSFFEKKEKGVIFNPIHVFENVEEDHIKLDWGHLIFPETSVSDTLYYQCSPVYEGSVESLSFDNYLSGSRFTRTSLHPNSHQSSIQLKEVSIWSLDQLECLHPITSSLLAGNRLLCDAYPKDVDMIRYNKEEILASSVQIAVDLTLESNDLFAGNSSCGNLDSNLQERIMSNYNTSHNQHENCLWTDKYRPQNAKQICGNGQSVKFLSEWLQLWQKKGSPASRGCIDEDKCLTQDDGHYCLRSDCDSDTTDGDDSLKNVLLVTGPFGSGKSAAIYACAREHGFQIIEINASDWRNGALVKQKFGEAVESHWLQRTSGNPINSDKSLSMFFSPVNTKTHCPDMEVLEMIPLLDKEDSQNADALSDKITSGDNLADKCQNGNKTLILFEDVDATLCEDHGFISTIQQLAETAKRPMILTSNSKNPVLPKSLDRSELSFFLPSLKDLLGHVSVICAAENIKIHPFLVERFVDHCQKDIRKTIMLLQFWWCGQSTKRGNKLYTTYNPVPFDLDAGHHILPKMIPWGYFSQLSEFVFKEVVNSLVLTEEIPINCEELSDSIAENIHRQNDELDPFVAKKKAMLRLHTSHQDEAEYTAFDANLELFDSSCSPIAFGRPRRRRKTNTVLSSDSEDEFLGGSTLLDSGGLLDVDVKMLASHCLTTQIGPLPTELIYSSAVDKLEEHCFQLSEGVDYSCMDYICKSPDISCVPESSYVPETELIHDTDLYSTTVSYGHFANATAANSFVQDSLPVLEATVGAYYNESFHAIPTDQEMFGNHSETGVAFVYQEEVGESLSKCEADVPREYQVLDECSCVDFASRLKSFDNQHKTDNVFDSVQESWNRLRSQCKDLRNYVTTEEKSYWQILKLSHGITDVISNTDLLLNDCHTLLYDSLRPLMSPCEKTHSYSFHDDQLKMSSILAQHGMCFYAKEIASLGSITGSAISLDLTTEMLSSSVSSIALGKLSSLERKMVEISDTKTSKSSNLLTCKSDPHICNIFESVVPSRSYLAVKGEPFHEYLSTLSQISRFETSRLSESVGNNKRRRARVPRHYLTSGSSTMSLEEISSLEQYNAYKLDASLGYENFR; from the exons ATGGAGGGGATGGGAGTCAGGCGGCGAATGGTACAATCCACGCTCTTTCCTCACAAGGAGAGCTCAGTCAAGGAAGCTGAGAATTGCGATCTGATCCAAATCGAGGTTGGAAACGGGAATAAAGAAGAGGAGGTGAAGGAAGAGGAGGAGTGTGGCAGCATAGAAAAACGCAGGAAAACTAAGAGAAAGCCTAATTCTGAAACAAAAACGACACCGCCAGGTTCTTCTACAAAG GTTAAAAATATTAGCCAGGAGTCTTCAAGCAAACAAGTGGACTTTGATGATTCCCCAATTACTATTA AGTCAAGTTTTTTTGTGAAGGCCTCTGAACGGGGGCAGAACAAAAAGCAGCGAAACCAGCTGGTCCATGTTGATTCACCTGAAAAAATTGATGAATTATGTTCGCCTTCAATCTCAGTTGCCA ATGGAAAAAGTACACCTCAGAAGCCAAAGAGGCAGCATAACGCTAGTCCAAAAGAGGAAAAAATGAACTCAACGCCAAGCAAAAAGACAAAAAATGGTTCCAGAAAGTCGTGTTCGACTGAAATTGCATTTGAACTTACACTGGATGAACAACAGTTGCCAACAATCCCTAATCTAAGATTGGAGGCAAAATTGACTGCAGAG GAAAATTCTCGTATATTTGCTGGAAAACAAGTACATCCATTTTTCACATCATGGAAATCGGGGAAAAACAACCAAGACTTGACTGGTTCAGATAGCAAGTGGTCCTTTTTTGAGAAAAAGGAGAAAGGCGTTATTTTCAACCCTATCCATGTATTTGAAAATGTTGAG GAGGACCACATCAAGCTTGATTGGGGACATTTGATATTTCCAGAAACAAGTGTCAGCGATACTCTTTACTATCAGTGCTCTCCAGTTTATGAAGGATCAGTTGAGTCTTTGAGTTTTGATAATTATTTGAGTGGCTCTCGTTTCACACGAACTTCATTACACCCAAACTCTCATCAGAGCTCTATTCAACTGAAAGAGGTCTCAATTTGGTCGCTTGATCAACTTGAATGTTTACATCCTATTACATCCTCACTATTGGCTGGTAATAGATTACTATGTGATGCATACCCGAAGGATGTGGATATGATAAGATACAACAAAGAAGAGATACTCGCTTCATCAGTTCAAATTGCAGTG GATCTCACACTTGAAAGCAATGATTTATTTGCTGGAAATTCTAGCTGCGGAAACTTGGATTCCAACCTCCAGGAAAG GATTATGTCTAATTACAATACCAGTCACAATCAGCATGAAAATTGCCTATGGACTGACAAATACCGACCTCAGAATGCCAAGCAG ATATGTGGTAATGGTCAATCAGTGAAGTTTTTAAGTGAATGGCTTCAACTCTGGCAGAAAAAGGGTTCTCCGGCAAGTAGGGGTTGCATTGATGAAGATAAATGCCTCACTCAAGATGATGGTCACTACTGTCTGCGAAGTGACTGTGACTCAGATACTACAGATGGTGACGACAGCTTGAAGAACGTTCTCTTAGTTACTGGACCGTTTGGG AGTGGGAAGTCTGCTGCTATCTATGCTTGTGCAAGAGAACATGGATTTCAGATAATTGAG ATTAATGCATCAGATTGGAGAAATGGAGCTCTTGTAAAGCAAAAATTTGGCGAGGCTGTGGAATCTCATTGGCTTCAACG AACATCAGGAAACCCTATAAATTCGGACAAGTCTCTTTCAATGTTCTTTTCGCCTGTCAATACCAAGACTCATTGCCCTGACATGGAAGTTTTGGAGATGATACCTTTATTGGATAAGGAAGATTCACAAAATGCTGATGCATTGTCGGACAAAATAACCTCAGGAGATAACCTTGCTGACAAGTGTCAAAATGGGAATAAGACATTGATTCTTTTTGAGGATGTGGATGCTACTCTATGTGAAGATCATGGTTTTATATCGACTATACAACAACTAGCAGAGACTGCAAAGCGGCCCATGATATTAACTAGCAACAGTAAGAA TCCTGTCCTCCCTAAGAGTTTGGACAGGTCAGAGTTGAGCTTTTTTCTGCCATCATTGAAAGATCTTCTTGGACATGTTAGTGTG ATTTGTGCTgcagaaaatatcaaaatccaTCCTTTCTTGGTGGAAAGATTTGTCGATCATTGTCAAAAAGACATTCGTAAAACCATCATGCTTCTTCAGTTTTGGTGGTGTGGACAAAGTACCAAGAGAG GCAATAAACTTTATACAACATACAACCCGGTTCCTTTTGATCTTGACGCTGGGCACCACATCCTACCTAAAATGATCCCTTGGGGATACTTTTCACAGCTTTCCGAGTTTGTGTTTAAGGAGGTTGTTAATTCTTTAGTTTTGACAGAAGAAATCCCAATTAATTGTGAGGAACTAAGTGACAGTATAGCAGAAAATATCCATAGGCAGAATGATGAACTAGATCCCTTTGTGGCGAAAAAGAAAGCAATGTTAAGATTGCACACATCGCATCAGGATGAAGCTGAATATACAGCTTTTGATGCCAACCTTGAGCTTTTCGATTCTTCTTGCTCCCCTATTGCATTTGGACGGCCACGTCGTCGGAGAAAAACCAATACAGTTCTTTCTTCAGATTCTGAAGATGAGTTTTTGGGTGGCAGTACTCTCCTAGATTCAGGTGGATTGCTAGATGTCGATGTCAAAATGCTAGCTTCCCATTGCTTAACAACTCAAATAGGCCCCCTTCCAACTGAGCTAATCTACAGTTCTGCTGTAGACAAGTTGGAAGAACACTGTTTTCAGCTCTCTGAAGGAGTTGATTATTCATGTATGGATTACATATGCAAGTCACCCGACATATCGTGTGTGCCAGAATCATCATATGTTCCCGAGACAGAGCTTATCCATGATACAGATCTATACTCAACAACAGTATCTTATGGTCATTTTGCAAATGCAACTGCTGCTAATTCATTTGTCCAAGATTCATTACCTGTCCTGGAAGCTACAGTTGGTGCCTACTATAATGAATCATTCCATGCAATTCCAACTGACCAGGAAATGTTTGGAAATCATTCTGAGACTGGTGTAGCTTTTGTCTATCAAGAGGAGGTTGGAGAGTCTCTATCAAAATGTGAGGCAGATGTCCCAAGAGAGTATCAAGTGTTAGACGAGTGTAGTTGTGTGGATTTTGCAAGTAGATTGAAATCCTTTGACAACCAACATAAAACTGATAATGTGTTTGATTCTGTGCAAGAATCCTGGAATCGGTTGCGTAGTCAATGCAAGGACTTGAGGAATTATGTCACTACAGAGGAGAAAAGTTATTGGCAAATTCTGAAATTGTCGCATGGAATAACTGATGTAATTTCAAACACCGATCTCTTACTCAATGATTGCCACACACTACTCTAT GATTCTTTGCGACCATTGATGAGTCCATGTGAAAAAACTCATTCATATAGTTTTCATGATGACCAATTGAAGATGTCATCTATTCTTGCTCAACATGGGATGTGTTTTTATGCCAAGGAAATTGCGTCTTTAGGGTCAATCACAGGATCTGCAATCAGCTTGGATCTGACCACAGAAATGCTATCATCCTCAGTAAGCTCGATTGCACTTGGGAAATTGTCTAGTCTGGAGCGCAAAATGGTTGAGATATCTGATACAAAAACATCCAAAAGCTCCAATCTCTTAACATG CAAATCAGATCCACATATTTGCAATATATTCGAATCTGTAGTTCCATCGAGATCATACTTAGCAGTGAAGGGTGAACCATTTCATGAATACCTTTCAACATTAAGCCAGATTTCAAGATTTGAAACCTCTCGTTTATCTGAAAGCGTTGGCAATAATAAACGAAGAAG AGCCCGTGTACCTCGCCATTATTTGACTTCCGGCTCATCAACAATGTCATTAGAAGAAATATCCTCCCTGGAGCAATACAATGCCTACAAATTGGATGCTTCTCTTGGCTATGAAAATTTCAGATGA